One Salvia splendens isolate huo1 chromosome 22, SspV2, whole genome shotgun sequence DNA segment encodes these proteins:
- the LOC121787725 gene encoding extra-large guanine nucleotide-binding protein 3-like isoform X2, which produces MAAPPNSWEELLRKMLPEGAPLPDEDQLDYSISFDYVGPSPFFKPPDANPAIPKSRFTAFPKRAPSLTPRNPSWIKSRSSSDTTSSEIRPFSLTFDDGIESEPESESGNTGDHHEFGDSNSNSNSNSNSTVICEGEGEGGVRVMGCGRCGKKGGNEVWRGRERCIVCGAEYCKKCVLRAMGAMPEGRKCVGCIGRPINEANRRRLGKVSKVLVKLCGRVEVRAIMQVERECRANQVRPEQVVVNGKELREEELDELLGCLVPPRDLRPGRYWYDKDSGLWGKEGAKPERIISSKLNLGGKLQTGASNGDTRVYMNGREITRVELRVLKASVRFICSLFSMAVPSERAQRTKEEPSSLSARSVSKNLEEHKVQKLLLLGLDGSGTSTIFKQAKFIYANKYTPEELLNIKLIIQSKMYRYLGTLLEGREHFQEETLMKDTCSDLAADRSVPGETECYGSRKCVYSVNQKISNFCDWLLDLMASGDIDTVFPAAACEHAPVADEIWKDPAIQETYKRREELPSLPDVAAYFLDRVMEISSSEYEPSENDILFAEGVTPTNGIAHIEFSFGDDSAVSELYNEDSKNQQPLPKYELILLSSPKWLDMFEGMSTGLLCVSLTDYNRQWTDSCGLQQNKMVASRDFFESVAKRSCFEYTPFLLLMTKYDVFKDEIEQVPLSVCEWLKDFNPLKTHGKNTSLGHQAFHYIGARFKELYASITGRKLYVRQVNGSEQQSVDEAFRYAREIMEWEEHNIGGIYAMSDDDLLSEEL; this is translated from the exons ATGGCGGCGCCTCCCAATTCGTGGGAGGAGCTACTGCGCAAGATGCTGCCGGAGGGCGCCCCGTTGCCCGACGAGGACCAGCTCGATTACTCCATCTCCTTCGACTACGTCGGTCCTTCTCCCTTCTTCAAGCCCCCCGACGCGAATCCCGCCATTCCCAAATCCAGATTCACCGCTTTCCCCAAACGCGCCCCATCTCTCACCCCGAGAAATCCTTCCTGGATCAAGTCACGTTCCAGCTCCGACACCACCAGCTCCGAAATTCGACCATTCAGCCTCACTTTCGACGATGGAATTGAATCGGAGCCGGAATCTGAATCTGGAAACACCGGTGATCATCATGAATTTGGcgattctaattctaattctaattctaattctaattcgaCCGTTATTTGTGAGGGTGAGGGTGAGGGTGGGGTTAGGGTTATGGGATGTGGGAGGTGTGGGAAGAAGGGGGGGAATGAGGTGTGGCGAGGGAGAGAGAGGTGCATTGTGTGTGGGGCAGAGTATTGCAAGAAATGTGTGTTGAGGGCGATGGGGGCGATGCCGGAGGGGAGGAAGTGCGTGGGGTGCATCGGGAGGCCGATTAACGAGGCGAACAGGAGGCGGCTGGGGAAGGTTTCGAAGGTGTTGGTGAAGCTCTGCGGTCGTGTGGAGGTTCGAGCGATAATGCAGGTGGAGAGGGAGTGCAGGGCTAATCAAGTGAGGCCGGAGCAGGTTGTTGTGAATGGGAAGGAGCTGAGGGAGGAGGAATTGGATGAGTTGCTGGGCTGTCTCGTGCCTCCCCGGGACTTGAGGCCGGGGAGGTATTGGTATGATAAGGATTCTGGGCTTTGGGGGAAG GAGGGAGCGAAGCCGGAGAGGATCATTAGTTCGAAACTGAATTTGGGAGGCAAGTTGCAGACAGGAGCGAGCAATGGTGATACGAGGGTTTACATGAACGGCCGTGAGATTACTAGAGTTGAGCTCCGAGTCTTGAAG GCTTCTGTTCGTTTCATTTGTTCGTTGTTTTCAATGGCCGTACCTTCTGAACGTGCTCAAAGAACGAAGGAAGAACCCTCTTCATTGTCAGCTAGATCGGTCTCCAAGAATCTGGAGGAGCATAAGGTCCAGAAACTTCTGCTTCTTGGACTGGATGGCTCTGGGACAAGTACCATCTTTAAGCAG GCCAAGTTTATATATGCAAACAAATATACCCCTGAAGAATTGCTGAACATTAAGCTTATAATTCAAAGCAAGATGTACAGATATCTCGGCACTTTACTTGAGGGGAGGGAGCATTTTCAAGAGGAGACCTTGATGAAAGACACTTGTTCTGATCTGGCTGCTGACAGGTCTGTACCAG GGGAAACGGAATGCTATGGAAGCAGGAAATGCGTTTATTCGGTTAACCAGAAAATTAGTAATTTCTGTGACTGGTTGTTGGATCTAATGGCTTCTGGGGATATCGACACTGTGTTTCCTGCTGCTGCATGCGAACATGCTCCTGTAGCTGATGAAATTTGGAAGGATCCTGCCATACAGGAAACGTACAAGAGAAGGGAGGAACTGCCATCTCTTCCCGATGTTGCTGCATATTTCTTAGACCGG GTGATGGAGATATCTAGCAGCGAGTATGAGCCATCAGAGAACGACATTTTATTTGCTGAAGGTGTTACTCCCACCAACGGGATAGCACACATCGAATTCTCGTTTGGTGATGACAGCGCAGTTTCTGAGTTATACAACGAAGACTCGAAGAATCAACAACCTCTGCCAAA GTATGAACTGATTCTGCTGAGCTCTCCGAAGTGGTTGGACATGTTCGAAGGCATGAGCACCGGCCTCCTGTGCGTTTCCTTGACTGACTATAACCGACAATGGACGGACAGTTGTGGCCTTCAACAGAACAAAATGGTGGCGAGCCGGGATTTCTTCGAGAGTGTAGCTAAGCGTTCTTGTTTCGAGTACACACCCTTCCTCCTGCTCATGACCAAATACGATGTGTTCAAGGATGAAATCGAGCAGGTCCCTTTAAGTGTCTGCGAGTGGTTGAAGGATTTCAATCCTTTGAAGACTCACGGCAAGAATACGTCGCTGGGACACCAGGCATTTCACTACATCGGTGCGAGATTCAAGGAGCTCTACGCCTCCATAACGGGCAGGAAGCTGTACGTACGTCAAGTGAATGGCAGCGAGCAACAGTCTGTGGACGAGGCGTTCCGGTACGCCCGAGAAATCATGGAGTGGGAGGAGCACAATATCGGAGGTATCTATGCCATGAGCGATGATGATTTGCTATCTGAGGAATTATAA
- the LOC121787725 gene encoding extra-large guanine nucleotide-binding protein 3-like isoform X1, which translates to MAAPPNSWEELLRKMLPEGAPLPDEDQLDYSISFDYVGPSPFFKPPDANPAIPKSRFTAFPKRAPSLTPRNPSWIKSRSSSDTTSSEIRPFSLTFDDGIESEPESESGNTGDHHEFGDSNSNSNSNSNSTVICEGEGEGGVRVMGCGRCGKKGGNEVWRGRERCIVCGAEYCKKCVLRAMGAMPEGRKCVGCIGRPINEANRRRLGKVSKVLVKLCGRVEVRAIMQVERECRANQVRPEQVVVNGKELREEELDELLGCLVPPRDLRPGRYWYDKDSGLWGKEGAKPERIISSKLNLGGKLQTGASNGDTRVYMNGREITRVELRVLKLAKVQCLPDTHFWLYDDGSYEEEGQNNIKGNIWEKASVRFICSLFSMAVPSERAQRTKEEPSSLSARSVSKNLEEHKVQKLLLLGLDGSGTSTIFKQAKFIYANKYTPEELLNIKLIIQSKMYRYLGTLLEGREHFQEETLMKDTCSDLAADRSVPGETECYGSRKCVYSVNQKISNFCDWLLDLMASGDIDTVFPAAACEHAPVADEIWKDPAIQETYKRREELPSLPDVAAYFLDRVMEISSSEYEPSENDILFAEGVTPTNGIAHIEFSFGDDSAVSELYNEDSKNQQPLPKYELILLSSPKWLDMFEGMSTGLLCVSLTDYNRQWTDSCGLQQNKMVASRDFFESVAKRSCFEYTPFLLLMTKYDVFKDEIEQVPLSVCEWLKDFNPLKTHGKNTSLGHQAFHYIGARFKELYASITGRKLYVRQVNGSEQQSVDEAFRYAREIMEWEEHNIGGIYAMSDDDLLSEEL; encoded by the exons ATGGCGGCGCCTCCCAATTCGTGGGAGGAGCTACTGCGCAAGATGCTGCCGGAGGGCGCCCCGTTGCCCGACGAGGACCAGCTCGATTACTCCATCTCCTTCGACTACGTCGGTCCTTCTCCCTTCTTCAAGCCCCCCGACGCGAATCCCGCCATTCCCAAATCCAGATTCACCGCTTTCCCCAAACGCGCCCCATCTCTCACCCCGAGAAATCCTTCCTGGATCAAGTCACGTTCCAGCTCCGACACCACCAGCTCCGAAATTCGACCATTCAGCCTCACTTTCGACGATGGAATTGAATCGGAGCCGGAATCTGAATCTGGAAACACCGGTGATCATCATGAATTTGGcgattctaattctaattctaattctaattctaattcgaCCGTTATTTGTGAGGGTGAGGGTGAGGGTGGGGTTAGGGTTATGGGATGTGGGAGGTGTGGGAAGAAGGGGGGGAATGAGGTGTGGCGAGGGAGAGAGAGGTGCATTGTGTGTGGGGCAGAGTATTGCAAGAAATGTGTGTTGAGGGCGATGGGGGCGATGCCGGAGGGGAGGAAGTGCGTGGGGTGCATCGGGAGGCCGATTAACGAGGCGAACAGGAGGCGGCTGGGGAAGGTTTCGAAGGTGTTGGTGAAGCTCTGCGGTCGTGTGGAGGTTCGAGCGATAATGCAGGTGGAGAGGGAGTGCAGGGCTAATCAAGTGAGGCCGGAGCAGGTTGTTGTGAATGGGAAGGAGCTGAGGGAGGAGGAATTGGATGAGTTGCTGGGCTGTCTCGTGCCTCCCCGGGACTTGAGGCCGGGGAGGTATTGGTATGATAAGGATTCTGGGCTTTGGGGGAAG GAGGGAGCGAAGCCGGAGAGGATCATTAGTTCGAAACTGAATTTGGGAGGCAAGTTGCAGACAGGAGCGAGCAATGGTGATACGAGGGTTTACATGAACGGCCGTGAGATTACTAGAGTTGAGCTCCGAGTCTTGAAG CTGGCCAAGGTCCAGTGCCTTCCGGATACGCACTTTTGGCTATATGACGATGGATCGTATGAGGAGGAAGGCCAGAATAACATCAAAGGAAATATATGGGAAAAG GCTTCTGTTCGTTTCATTTGTTCGTTGTTTTCAATGGCCGTACCTTCTGAACGTGCTCAAAGAACGAAGGAAGAACCCTCTTCATTGTCAGCTAGATCGGTCTCCAAGAATCTGGAGGAGCATAAGGTCCAGAAACTTCTGCTTCTTGGACTGGATGGCTCTGGGACAAGTACCATCTTTAAGCAG GCCAAGTTTATATATGCAAACAAATATACCCCTGAAGAATTGCTGAACATTAAGCTTATAATTCAAAGCAAGATGTACAGATATCTCGGCACTTTACTTGAGGGGAGGGAGCATTTTCAAGAGGAGACCTTGATGAAAGACACTTGTTCTGATCTGGCTGCTGACAGGTCTGTACCAG GGGAAACGGAATGCTATGGAAGCAGGAAATGCGTTTATTCGGTTAACCAGAAAATTAGTAATTTCTGTGACTGGTTGTTGGATCTAATGGCTTCTGGGGATATCGACACTGTGTTTCCTGCTGCTGCATGCGAACATGCTCCTGTAGCTGATGAAATTTGGAAGGATCCTGCCATACAGGAAACGTACAAGAGAAGGGAGGAACTGCCATCTCTTCCCGATGTTGCTGCATATTTCTTAGACCGG GTGATGGAGATATCTAGCAGCGAGTATGAGCCATCAGAGAACGACATTTTATTTGCTGAAGGTGTTACTCCCACCAACGGGATAGCACACATCGAATTCTCGTTTGGTGATGACAGCGCAGTTTCTGAGTTATACAACGAAGACTCGAAGAATCAACAACCTCTGCCAAA GTATGAACTGATTCTGCTGAGCTCTCCGAAGTGGTTGGACATGTTCGAAGGCATGAGCACCGGCCTCCTGTGCGTTTCCTTGACTGACTATAACCGACAATGGACGGACAGTTGTGGCCTTCAACAGAACAAAATGGTGGCGAGCCGGGATTTCTTCGAGAGTGTAGCTAAGCGTTCTTGTTTCGAGTACACACCCTTCCTCCTGCTCATGACCAAATACGATGTGTTCAAGGATGAAATCGAGCAGGTCCCTTTAAGTGTCTGCGAGTGGTTGAAGGATTTCAATCCTTTGAAGACTCACGGCAAGAATACGTCGCTGGGACACCAGGCATTTCACTACATCGGTGCGAGATTCAAGGAGCTCTACGCCTCCATAACGGGCAGGAAGCTGTACGTACGTCAAGTGAATGGCAGCGAGCAACAGTCTGTGGACGAGGCGTTCCGGTACGCCCGAGAAATCATGGAGTGGGAGGAGCACAATATCGGAGGTATCTATGCCATGAGCGATGATGATTTGCTATCTGAGGAATTATAA